The Pseudobdellovibrionaceae bacterium genomic sequence TTTCGGCGAAATGACGAATACGGTCGCTTCGAATTTCCGGGGGGCAAAGTCGATCCCGGGGAAACCGAACCCCAAGCGCTCGTTCGCGAATTGAAAGAAGAGTTGAACCTCGACGTCGAACTGGCCGGTTTTCTTGGGGAAAACACCCACGACTATGCGACCGTCCGCATTTTCCTGCGCGCTTACTGGGTGCGGGCCGCGGACTGGACGGGCCTTCATCTGACGGACCATAGCGAGTGGCGTTGGGCCTCCGCGAATGAAGCCGGGGATCTCGCCGAGGCCGATGTCCCTCTCTGGGAGTTGATCTTTCAGAAAGGCGCACGTCCCAAGGTCGAGGTCGCGCCGTGAAGCTTTTCGTCTTTCCTTTGAATGAGTGCGTGCTGCATCCGGGAACTTCGAAACCCCTCAACATCTTCGAGCCCCGCTATCTGAAAATGGTCGAAGACGCGCTCGCCGAGCAGGTCCCGATCGCGCTCACGTTCAGTGACGGCGCGGTGCCGGGAGTCGTCGCGGGCTTCGGCGTGCCCGAACTTCTGGAGAAGCGGGCGGACGGGACGCTCCTGATTCGCCTTCCGGGGGAGGGTAAGGCGCGTCTTAAGTCCGTGCAAGTGAACGTCGAGCCTTATCTCATCGCCGAAGGGGAAGAGATCTCCGAAAACTACGAGATCAACGCGGAGCAGGCGTTGGCCTACATGGGCTTACAGCGTCGCTTGATGAAGTGGATGGGGGAGCATATCGTGGACGTGGCGACGCGCGAGCATTTTGTCGCGGCCCTTTCGGGTCCGCAGGCCGTGCTCGGCGCCGCGACCGCGTTTTTGATCACCGACGGCGATCTGCAGCAGCTCATCCTCGAGGCCGACGACGTGAACGAGAAGGTCGGCCTCTTGAATGGGATGTTGAATTATCCGACGGCGACTTAAGCCTAAACCCGGTAGCGCAGCGACTGCCACCACGCGGTCAGCGCGATTCCCAACAGATGCGCCAAGCACAGATGAACGAGCTTCAACGGAATGGGCGAGAGCCACAACAGCGTGACCGAACCCAGGACGACCGTGACCGCCATGATGCCGATCACGTACCACGAGCGGCGACGGTAGGTTGTTTCGTTCGCCGGCGCGAGCTCGCTTGCGAGATAGAAAAGCAGCACGAGGCCGACGCCCGCGAAGACCCCCATCGTGGGATGCACCGTACGTAGACGCAAAAGAAAGTGCGAAGCCGCGTCGAAGTCCGCGCGGAAGCCTTCGAGCAACGACAGACTCGGAAAAAGTGTCGTGGACAGCGCCGCGATCGCGCCCGACATCCCCAAGATCAGGAAGACGACTCCCGCCACGATGGGCAGACGCTTCTGCATTCGCGCAGACAAGATGGCGTCGTCGGTGCCGCGACGGATCCACTCTTTGCGTTCGGCAAAGAGCGCGAGCAGCGTGACCGAAACGACGAGGAGGACCGAGTTCGCGAAATGCAAACTCATGGCGATGGCGCGGAAGACCGAGTCGTCTTGTCCGACCAGTCCGAAGAGCACGAGCTTCGCGCCCAGAAGCGCCTCGGTGATCGTGAAAAAGAGCGAAGCCATCGCCCAGAAGCGGACGGGATGCTCTTTCGCGAAGAGTTTACGGGCGGCGATCACAAGGGCCAGAACGTAAAGGCCGAAAGCGCCCGACATCAGGCGGTGGGTGAACTCCACCCAGGTTTTCGGCGGTGCGGCTTCGGGGATGACGACGCCGTTGCATAAAGGCCACGAATCGCCGCAGCCGTCGCCACTATGGGAGATGCGCACCCAGGCGCCCCACAAGATGACGAGAAGAACGTAAAAAACGAGTCCGCGCGCGGTCCAAAGGAAGCGGGGAGCGGGCGGGGGAAGGCTCGGTTTCGGCAGTGACATCATGGGGCGGGTTTAGCATACTGAATTCCCAATGAGCAACGAGCGGCGCGGCCCCCCTTCGCATGATCACAAGAACTGTAGCCACGATCATGGCTCGGAGCACGATCATGAGTCCGCTCACGATCAGACGGGGGACGCGACTGATGATCATGCCCACGATGAAGGCATAGATCACGCGGGTCATCACCATCATCATCACGGTTTCGGGCACCACCATCATCACCATGGCGGCGGCGCGGGGGGCGATCACGGTCGGGTGATGAAGGGACTGAAGCTCACCTTCTTCCTGAATCTGGGGTTCGCGATTTTTGAGTTCATCGGGGGTTATCTCACCAACTCGGTGGCGGTGATGTCCGACGCCCTTCACGATTTGGGCGACGCGATGGCTTTGGGCTTGGCGTGGTGGTTCGAGAAAAAATCCATCCAGAAGGCGACCCCGGCCTACACCTACGGTTACCGCCGCTTTTCACTGCTGAGCTCGGTTTTCACCGGCACCATCTTGCTGATCGGCGGCGTTTTTGTCGTGCGCGAGGCCGTCACGCGCCTCTTCGAGCCCGAGCCCGTGGTCGCTTGGGGAATGCTCGTGATGGCGATCTTCGGGATCGCGATCAACGGTTGGTCGCTTCTGCAGTTTTCCAGTCAGGGCGGTGCGAGCGAGCGCATGGTGCGCCTGCATCTGATCGAGGACGTCGCGGGTTGGATCATTCTGCTGTTCACCGCGCTCGTCATGCAATTCGTCGACTGGCCGTGGCTGGACGCGATCGTCGCGATCGGTCTGTCGGCGTGGATCATGATGAACGTGGTTCGTCAGTTGGTTGCGGTTGCGGCGGTTTTTCTGCAAGCGCTCCCGGCGGGTCTGTCGGTGCCAAAAATCGAGGGCGTGATTCG encodes the following:
- a CDS encoding NUDIX domain-containing protein, whose protein sequence is MKESRNQNSIGTASLRQVHVVCGVFSRTTAAGVFEVALFRRNDEYGRFEFPGGKVDPGETEPQALVRELKEELNLDVELAGFLGENTHDYATVRIFLRAYWVRAADWTGLHLTDHSEWRWASANEAGDLAEADVPLWELIFQKGARPKVEVAP
- a CDS encoding LON peptidase substrate-binding domain-containing protein — encoded protein: MKLFVFPLNECVLHPGTSKPLNIFEPRYLKMVEDALAEQVPIALTFSDGAVPGVVAGFGVPELLEKRADGTLLIRLPGEGKARLKSVQVNVEPYLIAEGEEISENYEINAEQALAYMGLQRRLMKWMGEHIVDVATREHFVAALSGPQAVLGAATAFLITDGDLQQLILEADDVNEKVGLLNGMLNYPTAT
- a CDS encoding COX15/CtaA family protein, which gives rise to MMSLPKPSLPPPAPRFLWTARGLVFYVLLVILWGAWVRISHSGDGCGDSWPLCNGVVIPEAAPPKTWVEFTHRLMSGAFGLYVLALVIAARKLFAKEHPVRFWAMASLFFTITEALLGAKLVLFGLVGQDDSVFRAIAMSLHFANSVLLVVSVTLLALFAERKEWIRRGTDDAILSARMQKRLPIVAGVVFLILGMSGAIAALSTTLFPSLSLLEGFRADFDAASHFLLRLRTVHPTMGVFAGVGLVLLFYLASELAPANETTYRRRSWYVIGIMAVTVVLGSVTLLWLSPIPLKLVHLCLAHLLGIALTAWWQSLRYRV
- a CDS encoding cation transporter, with the protein product MSNERRGPPSHDHKNCSHDHGSEHDHESAHDQTGDATDDHAHDEGIDHAGHHHHHHGFGHHHHHHGGGAGGDHGRVMKGLKLTFFLNLGFAIFEFIGGYLTNSVAVMSDALHDLGDAMALGLAWWFEKKSIQKATPAYTYGYRRFSLLSSVFTGTILLIGGVFVVREAVTRLFEPEPVVAWGMLVMAIFGIAINGWSLLQFSSQGGASERMVRLHLIEDVAGWIILLFTALVMQFVDWPWLDAIVAIGLSAWIMMNVVRQLVAVAAVFLQALPAGLSVPKIEGVIRAIPGVADCHHTHIWSLDGEKHILTTHIRLPAGADVATLSELKQKVKSQLQKKFAIVEATIEFEFDGEACETPEH